Proteins from a single region of Abyssalbus ytuae:
- a CDS encoding AMP-dependent synthetase/ligase — translation MTKISRLFDFPYYQLENFPLNDALVTKYGDTWKKTSTQEYIDKANAISRGLLKLGVKPYDKIAIISYSNRTEWNIVDIGILQLGAHNVPIYPTISEEDYEYILNHSESTYCFVSSQEVLDKVNAIKKNVPTLKEVYCFDNIENCKNWNEVLELGHDQSTQEEIEKLKEKVKAEDLATIIYTSGTTGRPKGVMLSHDNIVSNVLNSAERVPFDKGATSLSFLPVCHIFERMILYLYQYFGISIHFAESIEKISENIQEVKPQVMTVVPRLTEKVYDKIYTKGGELTGIKKNLFFWAVELALKFEPYGANGWWYEKKLAIARKLVFSKWKEGLGGRLEVMVSGSAALQPRLARVFGAAGMPIMEGYGLTETSPVISVNDQRNKGWKIGTVGKIIPQTDVKIAEDGEILVKGPQVMMGYYKDPEKTKNVMTGNYFHTGDIGEIDAEGFLKITDRKKEMFKTSGGKYVAPQLIENEMKQSRFIEQIMVIGEGEKMPAALIQPNFEFVKEWAHRHNIELGDDLNEVIKNKKLIERIQEEIDFYNERFGKWEKIKRFELTPDVWSIEDGQLTPTMKLKRKAVKEKYIHLYNKIYEHDI, via the coding sequence ATGACAAAGATTTCACGACTTTTTGATTTTCCTTATTATCAACTGGAAAACTTTCCCCTAAATGATGCTTTAGTAACAAAGTATGGCGATACATGGAAAAAAACATCTACACAAGAGTATATTGATAAAGCAAATGCAATAAGCAGAGGATTATTGAAACTTGGTGTCAAACCCTATGATAAAATAGCTATAATTTCTTATTCAAACCGAACCGAATGGAACATAGTAGATATAGGTATTTTGCAATTGGGAGCCCATAACGTACCTATTTATCCCACAATTTCAGAAGAAGATTACGAATATATTCTAAACCATTCAGAATCTACATACTGTTTTGTTTCCTCTCAGGAAGTATTGGACAAAGTAAATGCTATCAAAAAAAATGTTCCAACATTAAAAGAAGTATATTGTTTTGACAATATTGAAAACTGTAAAAATTGGAATGAAGTGCTAGAATTAGGCCACGATCAAAGCACACAGGAAGAAATAGAAAAATTAAAAGAAAAGGTAAAAGCAGAAGACCTTGCCACCATCATTTACACTTCAGGTACCACTGGCAGGCCAAAAGGTGTAATGCTTTCTCATGATAATATTGTTTCAAATGTACTTAACAGTGCAGAAAGAGTTCCTTTTGACAAAGGTGCAACATCTCTTAGCTTTTTGCCCGTATGCCATATATTTGAAAGAATGATACTGTATCTCTATCAGTACTTTGGCATTTCTATACATTTTGCCGAATCCATAGAAAAAATAAGTGAGAACATTCAGGAAGTTAAACCGCAAGTAATGACCGTTGTACCCAGATTAACGGAAAAAGTATACGATAAAATTTATACCAAAGGCGGAGAACTTACAGGGATTAAGAAAAACCTGTTTTTTTGGGCTGTAGAACTTGCCTTAAAATTTGAACCTTACGGAGCGAATGGATGGTGGTATGAAAAAAAGTTAGCCATTGCCCGAAAATTAGTTTTCAGCAAATGGAAAGAAGGACTTGGTGGCCGGTTGGAAGTAATGGTTTCTGGTAGTGCGGCTTTACAACCCAGGCTGGCACGAGTTTTCGGAGCAGCCGGAATGCCCATTATGGAAGGATATGGTTTAACTGAAACATCCCCTGTTATTTCCGTAAACGACCAGCGTAACAAAGGATGGAAAATAGGCACGGTAGGGAAGATAATCCCACAAACAGATGTGAAAATAGCCGAAGACGGAGAAATTCTTGTAAAAGGCCCACAAGTAATGATGGGATATTATAAAGATCCTGAAAAAACAAAAAATGTAATGACAGGCAATTATTTTCACACCGGCGATATCGGAGAAATTGATGCGGAAGGCTTTCTGAAAATTACCGATCGTAAAAAGGAAATGTTTAAAACTTCCGGTGGTAAATATGTAGCGCCGCAGTTAATTGAAAATGAAATGAAACAATCACGCTTTATTGAACAAATAATGGTGATTGGTGAAGGAGAAAAAATGCCGGCAGCACTTATTCAACCAAATTTTGAATTTGTAAAAGAATGGGCTCACAGGCATAATATCGAACTTGGAGATGATTTAAATGAAGTTATAAAAAATAAAAAACTCATAGAACGAATTCAGGAAGAAATAGACTTTTATAACGAAAGATTCGGGAAATGGGAAAAAATAAAGCGCTTTGAATTAACTCCCGATGTATGGAGTATAGAAGATGGCCAACTTACCCCTACCATGAAATTAAAAAGAAAAGCAGTAAAAGAAAAATATATTCACCTTTACAATAAAATATACGAACACGACATTTAA
- a CDS encoding MarR family winged helix-turn-helix transcriptional regulator, which yields MKDKTIDYALRATWQAVAKMYNEEAGKFGYTMATAFALLSVDPEDGIPSTSLGPRMGMEATSLSRTLKSMEQKGLIYREPHPEDGRSVIIKLTELGTIKRDLSKEAVVKFNETIKKHTSQEKIENFFEVTEIINELISEKKIFD from the coding sequence ATGAAAGACAAAACTATTGATTATGCTCTCAGGGCTACCTGGCAAGCAGTAGCTAAAATGTATAATGAAGAAGCAGGAAAATTTGGCTATACGATGGCAACAGCTTTTGCTTTACTTAGTGTAGATCCTGAAGACGGAATTCCGTCAACTTCACTTGGACCGCGTATGGGTATGGAAGCCACAAGTTTATCGCGCACTTTAAAATCAATGGAACAAAAAGGCCTTATTTACAGGGAACCTCATCCAGAAGATGGACGAAGTGTAATAATTAAACTTACTGAACTGGGAACAATAAAAAGAGATTTATCCAAAGAAGCAGTAGTTAAATTTAATGAAACTATAAAAAAACATACTTCACAGGAAAAAATTGAAAACTTTTTTGAAGTTACCGAAATTATTAATGAACTAATATCAGAAAAAAAAATATTTGATTAA
- a CDS encoding 3-hydroxyacyl-CoA dehydrogenase/enoyl-CoA hydratase family protein, which yields MIRRIKKVAVIGSGIMGSGIACHFANIGVEVLLLDIVPRELNDKEKAKGLTLENKAVRNRIVNDNLTTALKSKPSPIYHQKFANRISTGNLEDDLKKIKDFDWVIEVVVERLDIKQKVFEQIEKYRSPGTLITSNTSGIPISFMNEGRSEDFRKHFAVTHFFNPPRYLKLFEVVPGPDCKQEVTDFLMMYGEKFLGKTSVLAKDTPAFIGNRIGIFGIQSLFHQVKEMGLTVEEVDKLTGPVIGRPKSATFRTVDVVGLDTLVHVANGIYENCPDDEAHELFKLPAFIQTMMDNKWLGSKTNQGFYKKVKGDNGKSEILSLDLDTMDYSPSKKAKFATLELTKTVDKVIDRFPILITGKDKAGEFYRKNFASMFAYVQNRIPEISDELYRIDDAMKAGFGWENGPFEIWDAVGVEKGIELMKAENLEPAPWVTEMLSKGFKSFYTVKEGATHYYDITAKDQVKKPGQDAFIILDNIRKSKEVWKNSGVVVEDLGDGILNVEFQSKMNTIGGDVLAGLNKAIDLAEKEYQGLVVGNQAANFSVGANIGMIFMMAVEQEYDELNMAIKMFQNTMMRMRYSSIPTISAPHGMTLGGGCELSMHADKVIAAAETYIGLVEFGVGVIPGGGGSKEMTLRASDTFRKNDVELNVLQEYFLTIGMAKVATSAYEAYDYGILQKGKDIVVVNKDRQIAEAKKHALLLAEAGYTQPIHRKDIKVLGKQALGMFLVGTDSMEAGNYISEHDKKIANKLAYVMAGGDLSEPTLVSEQYLLDLEREAFLSLCTERKTLERIQHMLKTGKPLRN from the coding sequence ATGATCAGACGTATAAAAAAAGTTGCAGTAATCGGTTCTGGGATTATGGGAAGCGGTATAGCCTGTCATTTTGCAAATATCGGTGTAGAAGTTCTTCTGCTCGATATTGTTCCCCGGGAACTAAATGACAAAGAAAAAGCAAAAGGCCTTACCCTGGAAAATAAAGCAGTAAGAAACAGGATTGTAAATGATAATCTTACTACTGCTTTAAAATCGAAACCCTCCCCTATCTACCATCAAAAATTTGCAAACAGGATTTCTACTGGTAATCTCGAAGACGACCTTAAAAAAATAAAAGATTTTGATTGGGTTATTGAAGTTGTGGTAGAAAGACTTGATATCAAACAAAAAGTTTTTGAACAAATTGAAAAATATCGTTCTCCGGGAACATTGATAACATCAAATACATCGGGTATTCCTATTTCATTTATGAATGAAGGAAGAAGCGAAGACTTCCGCAAACATTTTGCGGTTACTCATTTTTTTAACCCGCCACGATACCTGAAATTATTTGAAGTAGTTCCCGGTCCTGATTGTAAACAGGAGGTTACCGACTTTTTAATGATGTACGGTGAAAAGTTTTTAGGAAAAACTTCTGTTTTAGCTAAAGACACTCCGGCTTTTATAGGAAACCGTATTGGTATTTTTGGTATACAAAGCCTGTTCCACCAGGTAAAAGAAATGGGATTGACAGTAGAAGAAGTCGATAAACTCACCGGCCCTGTAATAGGCCGTCCCAAATCCGCCACTTTTAGGACAGTAGATGTTGTGGGGTTAGATACTTTGGTTCATGTAGCTAATGGTATTTATGAAAATTGTCCCGATGATGAAGCTCACGAACTATTTAAACTCCCTGCATTCATACAAACAATGATGGACAATAAATGGCTTGGAAGTAAAACAAATCAGGGTTTTTATAAAAAAGTTAAAGGAGATAATGGTAAAAGTGAAATATTATCATTAGATCTTGATACTATGGATTACAGTCCATCAAAAAAAGCAAAATTTGCAACATTAGAGCTTACAAAAACTGTTGATAAGGTTATAGACAGATTTCCCATACTCATAACAGGAAAAGATAAAGCAGGAGAATTCTACAGAAAGAATTTCGCCTCAATGTTTGCATACGTACAGAACAGAATTCCCGAAATTTCCGATGAATTATATCGTATAGATGATGCAATGAAAGCAGGCTTTGGATGGGAAAACGGCCCCTTTGAAATTTGGGATGCTGTGGGGGTTGAAAAAGGTATTGAGCTCATGAAAGCTGAAAATTTAGAACCAGCTCCCTGGGTTACCGAAATGCTCTCCAAAGGCTTCAAATCTTTCTACACAGTAAAAGAGGGAGCTACTCATTATTATGATATTACTGCTAAAGATCAGGTTAAAAAACCCGGACAGGATGCATTTATTATTCTGGACAACATAAGAAAATCCAAAGAAGTTTGGAAAAACAGTGGTGTTGTGGTAGAAGATTTGGGTGATGGAATACTCAACGTAGAATTTCAGTCAAAAATGAACACAATTGGAGGAGATGTACTGGCAGGGCTAAATAAAGCAATTGATCTTGCCGAAAAGGAATATCAAGGTTTGGTGGTAGGTAATCAGGCTGCCAATTTCTCCGTAGGTGCCAATATAGGAATGATTTTTATGATGGCTGTAGAACAGGAATATGATGAGTTGAACATGGCCATTAAAATGTTCCAGAATACCATGATGCGAATGAGATATTCATCCATACCAACCATATCTGCCCCACACGGAATGACTTTGGGAGGTGGTTGCGAATTATCAATGCACGCTGATAAAGTAATTGCTGCTGCTGAAACATATATTGGTTTGGTAGAATTTGGTGTTGGAGTTATACCCGGTGGAGGTGGTTCTAAAGAAATGACTCTCAGGGCATCGGATACATTCAGAAAAAATGATGTAGAACTCAATGTTCTGCAGGAATATTTCTTAACTATAGGAATGGCCAAAGTAGCAACTTCAGCTTATGAAGCATATGACTACGGAATACTGCAAAAAGGAAAAGATATTGTTGTAGTTAATAAAGACAGGCAAATTGCTGAAGCTAAAAAACATGCCCTCCTACTGGCAGAGGCAGGCTATACACAACCAATTCACAGAAAAGACATTAAAGTCTTAGGAAAGCAGGCCCTGGGTATGTTCCTTGTCGGCACAGATTCTATGGAAGCCGGAAATTACATTTCGGAACATGACAAGAAAATTGCCAACAAACTTGCCTATGTAATGGCAGGCGGTGATCTTTCGGAGCCTACTTTGGTAAGCGAACAATATTTGCTGGATCTCGAACGGGAAGCATTCTTATCACTCTGTACAGAGCGTAAAACTTTAGAACGCATACAACATATGTTAAAAACCGGTAAACCTTTAAGAAACTAA
- a CDS encoding acetyl-CoA C-acyltransferase, whose product MKTAYIVKAYRTAVGKAPRGLFRFKRPDELAAETIEHLMNKVPQLDKQRIDDVIVGNAMPEAEQGLNMGRLISLMGLKIEDVPGVTVNRYCASGLETIAIAAAKIQSGMADCIIAGGAESMSYIPMGGYKPVPDYSVAKEGHEDYYWGMGLTAEAVAKQFNVSREDQDEFAYNSHIKAIAAIKEGKFKDQIVPINVEQIYVDENGKKATKNYTVDTDEGPRADTNKEVLAKLRPVFAANGSVTAGNSSQMSDGAAFVLIMSEEMVKELNIEPIARLVNYAAAGVEPRIMGIGPVKAIPKALKQAGLKQSEIELIELNEAFASQSLAVIRELGLNKDMVNVNGGAIALGHPLGCTGAKLSVQLFDEMRKRNMKGKYGMVTMCVGTGQGAAGIFEFLN is encoded by the coding sequence ATGAAAACAGCATATATAGTTAAAGCATACAGAACAGCCGTTGGGAAAGCCCCAAGAGGTTTATTCAGGTTCAAAAGACCTGATGAACTGGCTGCAGAAACCATTGAACATTTAATGAATAAGGTTCCTCAACTAGATAAACAACGTATAGACGATGTTATTGTTGGAAATGCAATGCCTGAGGCAGAGCAAGGCCTGAACATGGGGCGTCTTATATCCCTAATGGGGTTAAAAATAGAAGATGTACCGGGTGTAACCGTAAACAGGTACTGTGCATCCGGATTGGAAACCATAGCAATTGCTGCTGCTAAAATTCAATCGGGTATGGCTGATTGTATTATTGCAGGAGGTGCCGAAAGTATGAGTTATATACCGATGGGAGGGTATAAACCGGTACCCGATTATTCAGTAGCCAAAGAAGGGCATGAAGATTACTATTGGGGAATGGGGCTTACAGCTGAAGCCGTAGCCAAACAGTTTAATGTGTCAAGAGAAGACCAGGATGAATTTGCTTATAATTCCCATATAAAAGCCATAGCTGCCATAAAAGAAGGTAAATTTAAAGATCAGATCGTTCCTATTAATGTAGAACAGATATATGTAGATGAAAACGGTAAAAAAGCCACAAAAAACTATACTGTAGATACTGACGAAGGGCCAAGAGCCGATACAAATAAAGAAGTACTTGCAAAACTTCGCCCTGTATTTGCAGCTAATGGGAGCGTTACTGCCGGAAATTCATCCCAAATGAGCGACGGTGCTGCCTTTGTATTAATCATGAGTGAAGAAATGGTTAAAGAATTAAATATTGAGCCCATAGCACGATTAGTAAACTATGCAGCCGCGGGAGTGGAACCACGAATAATGGGTATAGGACCTGTAAAAGCTATTCCGAAAGCTTTAAAACAAGCAGGATTAAAACAAAGTGAAATTGAACTTATAGAACTCAATGAAGCTTTTGCATCACAATCGCTGGCCGTTATTCGTGAATTAGGCCTTAATAAAGATATGGTTAATGTGAACGGAGGTGCAATAGCATTAGGCCATCCACTCGGGTGTACAGGCGCTAAACTTTCGGTTCAACTATTTGATGAAATGCGTAAAAGAAATATGAAAGGAAAATATGGAATGGTAACCATGTGTGTGGGAACAGGCCAGGGAGCTGCCGGAATTTTTGAATTTTTAAATTAA
- a CDS encoding acyl-CoA dehydrogenase family protein, with protein MSTETVNKDILRGGQFLVKETKCEDIFTPEDFSEEQIMMKDAVTEFVDRELWPNKARFEKKDYAFTEEMMRKAAEMGFTGVAVPAEYEGLGMGFVSTMLVCDYISGTSGSFSTAYGAHTGIGTMPIVLYGTEEQKKKYVPKLATGEWFGAYCLTEPGAGSDANSGKTKAVLTEDGKHYLISGQKMWISNAGFANLFIVFARIEDDKNLTGFIVEYDKSNPNGISFGEEEHKLGIHSSSTRQVFFNETKVPVENMLSERGNGFKIALNVLNIGRIKLAAACLDAQRRTITEAVKYANERIQFKTPIVNFGAIKAKLANMATNAYVDEAASYRAAKNIEDRIAIRMAEGNSHQEAELKGVEEYAIECSILKVAVSEDVQITTDEGIQIFGGMGFSADTPMESAWRDARIARIYEGTNEINRLLSVGMLVKKAMKGHVDLLGPAMAVKDELMGIPSFDIPDYSELFAEEKEMIAKLKKVFLMVAGAAVQKYGPDLEQHQQLLLCAADILIEIYMAESAILRTEKLAKKEGEENIKPQISMAKLYLYNAVDVVNTKGKEGIASFTEGDEQRMMLMGLKRFTKYNNMPNVVELRNTIADKLSAENKYCF; from the coding sequence ATGAGTACAGAAACTGTAAACAAAGATATTTTACGCGGAGGCCAATTTTTGGTAAAAGAAACTAAATGTGAAGATATTTTTACTCCCGAAGATTTTTCGGAAGAGCAAATAATGATGAAAGATGCGGTTACCGAATTCGTTGACCGCGAATTATGGCCAAACAAAGCACGTTTTGAAAAAAAAGATTATGCCTTTACAGAAGAAATGATGCGTAAAGCTGCCGAAATGGGCTTTACCGGGGTAGCCGTACCGGCTGAATATGAAGGCCTGGGAATGGGATTTGTATCTACAATGCTGGTGTGTGACTATATTTCGGGAACAAGTGGTTCTTTTAGTACTGCTTATGGTGCACATACCGGTATAGGTACAATGCCCATAGTATTATATGGCACCGAAGAGCAAAAGAAAAAATATGTGCCAAAATTAGCCACAGGCGAGTGGTTTGGAGCATATTGTTTAACTGAACCAGGGGCAGGTAGTGATGCCAATTCCGGTAAAACAAAAGCTGTTCTTACCGAAGATGGTAAACATTACCTCATATCAGGTCAAAAAATGTGGATTTCCAATGCCGGATTTGCGAATCTGTTTATTGTTTTTGCAAGAATTGAAGATGATAAAAATTTAACCGGGTTTATTGTAGAATACGATAAAAGTAATCCGAACGGAATTAGTTTTGGAGAAGAAGAACACAAATTAGGTATCCACTCCTCCTCTACCCGCCAGGTTTTCTTTAATGAAACAAAAGTTCCTGTAGAAAATATGCTTTCTGAAAGAGGCAACGGGTTTAAAATTGCATTAAATGTTTTAAACATAGGTAGGATTAAATTAGCAGCCGCCTGTTTAGATGCTCAAAGAAGAACTATTACTGAAGCGGTTAAGTATGCCAATGAACGTATTCAATTTAAAACCCCTATTGTAAACTTTGGTGCTATCAAAGCAAAACTGGCTAATATGGCTACGAATGCTTATGTAGATGAAGCTGCTTCTTACAGGGCTGCTAAAAACATTGAAGACAGAATAGCCATTCGTATGGCTGAGGGTAACTCTCATCAGGAAGCAGAACTTAAAGGAGTAGAAGAATATGCTATAGAATGTTCTATATTAAAAGTGGCCGTTTCGGAAGATGTGCAAATTACTACCGATGAAGGGATCCAGATTTTTGGTGGTATGGGTTTTTCAGCAGACACCCCGATGGAATCGGCCTGGAGAGATGCCCGTATAGCAAGAATTTATGAAGGAACCAATGAAATAAACAGGTTATTATCTGTGGGAATGCTTGTTAAAAAAGCAATGAAAGGCCATGTAGACCTTTTAGGTCCTGCAATGGCTGTTAAAGACGAACTTATGGGCATTCCTTCCTTTGATATCCCTGATTATTCCGAATTATTTGCCGAAGAAAAGGAAATGATTGCTAAACTAAAAAAGGTTTTCCTCATGGTAGCTGGTGCAGCAGTACAAAAATACGGTCCCGATTTAGAGCAACATCAACAATTATTACTATGTGCTGCCGATATATTGATAGAAATTTATATGGCCGAATCTGCCATCTTAAGAACTGAAAAACTGGCTAAAAAAGAAGGTGAAGAAAATATCAAACCTCAAATATCAATGGCTAAACTTTATTTATACAATGCCGTTGATGTTGTAAATACCAAAGGAAAAGAAGGAATTGCTTCCTTTACTGAAGGTGATGAACAACGTATGATGTTAATGGGGTTGAAACGCTTTACCAAATATAATAACATGCCAAATGTAGTTGAGCTTAGAAATACTATTGCCGATAAATTGTCGGCTGAAAACAAATATTGTTTTTAA
- a CDS encoding cellulase family glycosylhydrolase yields MINEIYRIKVYGRLFLLIILSSFLINCGSGNDDPQSINTDTDNDGIPDLEDECATIPGIAAFNGCPDPDRDNDGIANIIDDCPDAAGTADTNGCPDTDNDGISDNNDECPEESGIAELNGCPKPDSDNDGIPDDTDNCPEIAGTLPLNGCPVDNSSNIPLENIGNGVNLQPSYYNSGNVVVGWDLMANYPEITTIRIEIEPFVNIETAKQWLQGAQDIGLTVIATYHDAIDAGLGNNDKQNLINAANWWVENYSALKETGPFIVNLSNEWGNHDLTASQYADAYNDAIEIVRGVYGGLIIIDVPGWGQNVKVAAEASPLIEDENIILSAHIYEGAYYQPEGRALQATDLDQLANTGRPCILGEFGHDASADIDETGFADWKAIVEHARDNLNWPVLGWCWNGDGGTTMNMVSPSWAQNATATTFTPDPEHMNRIIDIISKN; encoded by the coding sequence ATGATAAATGAAATCTATAGAATAAAAGTATACGGGAGATTGTTTTTATTAATTATTTTATCATCCTTCCTTATTAATTGCGGAAGTGGAAACGATGACCCCCAATCAATAAACACAGACACAGACAATGATGGAATTCCGGATTTGGAAGATGAATGTGCGACGATACCTGGTATAGCTGCTTTTAATGGTTGTCCGGATCCTGACAGGGACAATGACGGTATAGCTAATATTATAGACGATTGCCCGGATGCAGCCGGAACCGCTGACACCAACGGTTGCCCCGATACGGATAATGACGGTATAAGTGACAATAATGATGAATGTCCTGAAGAAAGCGGAATTGCAGAATTAAACGGATGTCCCAAGCCGGATTCTGATAACGATGGTATCCCCGATGATACTGATAATTGTCCGGAAATTGCAGGAACCCTTCCTTTAAACGGATGCCCGGTGGATAATTCCTCAAACATACCACTAGAGAACATTGGTAACGGGGTAAATCTTCAACCCTCCTATTACAATAGTGGTAACGTAGTTGTAGGGTGGGATTTAATGGCAAATTATCCTGAGATAACTACTATCAGAATTGAAATTGAGCCTTTTGTAAATATTGAAACAGCCAAACAATGGTTACAAGGAGCACAAGATATAGGCCTTACCGTTATAGCAACATATCACGATGCCATTGATGCAGGATTAGGCAACAACGACAAACAAAATCTTATAAATGCTGCCAACTGGTGGGTTGAAAACTATTCGGCATTAAAAGAAACAGGTCCGTTTATTGTTAATTTATCCAACGAATGGGGAAATCATGACCTTACAGCTTCTCAATATGCCGATGCTTATAATGATGCTATAGAAATTGTGAGAGGCGTGTATGGAGGATTAATTATAATTGATGTTCCCGGCTGGGGCCAAAATGTTAAAGTAGCAGCAGAAGCCTCTCCGTTAATTGAAGATGAAAATATTATACTATCTGCTCATATTTACGAAGGAGCCTACTATCAACCGGAAGGAAGAGCATTACAGGCAACCGATCTCGATCAGTTAGCAAATACAGGAAGGCCCTGTATTTTAGGTGAATTCGGACACGATGCCTCTGCCGATATTGATGAAACCGGGTTTGCAGACTGGAAAGCCATAGTTGAACATGCCAGAGATAACCTTAACTGGCCGGTATTGGGGTGGTGCTGGAATGGCGATGGTGGTACAACCATGAATATGGTTTCACCTTCATGGGCACAAAATGCAACGGCCACTACTTTCACTCCCGATCCCGAACATATGAACAGAATAATAGATATAATTAGTAAAAACTAA
- a CDS encoding glycoside hydrolase family 15 protein has translation MFFVNLRNNWLLSVIKTIINMQNLDYGIIGNCRSAALISKTGSLDWCCLPEFDSSSVFAKILDDEKGGSFEFLVDDSYKISQKYDDDTCILLTSFAAGENVFEIRDFMPRYYKESGGYNSPPDIIRYIKHVSGKPEFRVKYNPKLEYGAFKTFTHIKDNFIVSITQEGAYDTLFMYTSFDNKAVLNQEKITLSQDGFFLVSYHEKVLNPTTDKVYLELNRTKVYWLNWVDKTPKYKKYNDEIMRSALTLKLLSYDKSGAVLAAATTSLPETIGEVRNWDYRFCWIRDASMVIKVVSEMGHKNIAKRYLQFIIDLIPDKDEKLQIMYGINKEKMLTEKILDHLNGYENSKPVRIGNAAYEQKQNDIYGILMDVIHEQLVKFSTDIENTEELWSITKGIVWVVDKHWKEADKGIWEFRTEERHFTFSKVLCWVAIDKALKVARVLGKISKIKKWEVIEKEIRNDILTNAWNEEVGAFTQSYGSKDMDASVLLMEPYGFIDARDEKYVSTVKAIERELSYEGLMYRYKNKDDFGLPSSSFTICTFWFINALYKIGERKKAISLFEQLLSYSNHLGLFSEDIDFKTKRLLGNFPQAYSHLALIETATNLSRLTEEEELIEAINLT, from the coding sequence ATATTTTTTGTTAATTTAAGGAATAATTGGCTTTTAAGCGTTATAAAAACTATAATTAATATGCAGAATCTCGACTATGGTATTATTGGTAATTGCAGGAGTGCAGCTTTAATTTCTAAAACAGGATCTTTGGATTGGTGTTGTTTGCCTGAATTTGACTCGTCATCTGTTTTTGCAAAAATACTTGATGATGAAAAAGGTGGCAGTTTTGAATTCCTCGTGGACGATTCATATAAGATATCGCAAAAATATGATGATGATACCTGCATATTACTAACCAGTTTTGCAGCAGGGGAGAATGTTTTCGAAATAAGAGATTTTATGCCCCGGTATTATAAAGAGAGCGGAGGATACAATTCTCCACCCGATATTATAAGATACATAAAGCATGTAAGTGGAAAGCCGGAATTCAGGGTAAAATATAATCCTAAACTGGAATACGGAGCGTTTAAAACATTTACCCATATAAAAGATAATTTTATTGTAAGTATTACTCAGGAAGGAGCTTACGATACCTTATTTATGTATACAAGTTTTGACAATAAAGCCGTGCTCAACCAGGAAAAAATAACTTTAAGCCAGGACGGTTTCTTCCTGGTAAGCTATCATGAAAAAGTGTTAAATCCTACTACTGATAAGGTATACCTTGAACTTAACAGGACCAAAGTGTATTGGTTAAACTGGGTAGATAAAACTCCTAAATACAAAAAGTATAATGATGAGATAATGAGAAGTGCCCTTACCCTGAAACTGTTAAGTTATGATAAATCAGGAGCAGTACTGGCTGCGGCAACAACCTCATTGCCTGAAACCATAGGTGAAGTCCGGAACTGGGATTATCGTTTTTGCTGGATACGTGATGCTTCTATGGTTATAAAAGTTGTTTCGGAAATGGGACATAAAAATATAGCCAAACGTTATTTGCAATTTATTATTGATTTGATCCCTGATAAAGATGAGAAACTCCAGATAATGTATGGAATCAATAAGGAAAAAATGCTGACTGAAAAAATATTAGATCATTTAAATGGATATGAAAACTCCAAACCGGTAAGAATTGGAAATGCAGCCTATGAGCAAAAGCAAAATGATATTTACGGGATATTAATGGATGTTATCCATGAACAATTGGTTAAGTTTAGTACCGATATTGAAAACACAGAAGAACTTTGGTCTATTACCAAAGGTATTGTATGGGTGGTGGATAAACACTGGAAAGAGGCTGACAAAGGAATATGGGAGTTTAGAACAGAAGAAAGACATTTTACTTTTTCAAAAGTACTTTGCTGGGTGGCAATTGATAAAGCTTTAAAAGTAGCCAGGGTTTTAGGTAAAATATCCAAAATAAAAAAATGGGAGGTTATTGAAAAAGAAATACGCAATGATATTTTAACTAATGCCTGGAATGAGGAAGTTGGTGCATTTACCCAGTCTTACGGATCAAAAGATATGGATGCCTCGGTACTACTTATGGAGCCATATGGTTTTATTGATGCCAGGGATGAAAAATATGTAAGTACGGTTAAAGCTATTGAAAGGGAATTAAGTTATGAAGGATTAATGTACCGGTATAAAAATAAAGACGATTTCGGACTTCCTTCGTCTTCTTTTACCATATGTACTTTTTGGTTTATTAATGCTTTGTATAAAATTGGGGAACGTAAAAAAGCTATCTCACTTTTTGAACAGTTACTTTCATATAGTAATCATTTAGGGTTGTTTAGTGAAGATATAGATTTTAAGACAAAAAGATTATTAGGAAACTTTCCCCAGGCTTATTCGCATTTAGCTCTTATAGAAACTGCTACTAATTTATCACGACTAACGGAAGAGGAAGAACTCATTGAAGCAATAAATTTGACTTAA